The Paenibacillus sp. FSL R7-0204 genome includes a region encoding these proteins:
- a CDS encoding sensor domain-containing protein, producing the protein MIRQSIHAWKMLILSLPKGIIAFVIAVTGLCASLPLIIVWVGLPLLALTLAWCRSMMSNEHKIVEAWSSGNSRRGTGLPAAADHAPAFRWEGLRTLGHQLRERESYRGILYSLLQLPAGILGFTLALVLPAVAFSALVSPVAQRISSSVFSYDLNMLDPEFFFFLSGTTSDERSWILCGTGFVLLLILPLLLVGLGRLYAAWINAVSGTPVNSTSTPLEVIHT; encoded by the coding sequence ATGATAAGACAAAGTATACACGCGTGGAAAATGCTGATCCTCTCTCTGCCCAAAGGAATCATCGCCTTCGTAATTGCTGTTACAGGTCTATGTGCAAGCCTGCCCTTGATTATTGTATGGGTGGGGCTGCCGCTGCTGGCCCTGACCTTGGCCTGGTGCCGCAGCATGATGTCCAATGAACACAAGATCGTTGAAGCCTGGTCCAGCGGCAACAGCCGACGTGGAACAGGGCTGCCTGCCGCCGCAGATCATGCTCCCGCCTTCCGCTGGGAGGGGCTGCGGACATTAGGACACCAGCTCCGCGAAAGGGAGTCGTACCGGGGAATCCTGTACAGTCTCCTCCAGCTGCCCGCAGGTATTCTGGGGTTCACACTAGCACTGGTTCTGCCTGCGGTGGCCTTCAGTGCTCTTGTGTCACCTGTGGCCCAGCGAATCAGTTCATCGGTATTCTCCTATGATCTGAATATGCTGGACCCGGAGTTCTTCTTCTTCCTGTCCGGCACAACCTCAGATGAACGCTCGTGGATTCTATGCGGAACCGGATTTGTACTGCTGCTGATTCTGCCGCTGCTGCTTGTGGGTCTTGGACGTCTGTACGCGGCCTGGATCAACGCAGTTTCAGGAACACCTGTGAATTCCACCAGTACCCCGCTTGAAGTCATACATACCTGA
- a CDS encoding YjgB family protein, with product MTTSIRTITGILIVGAMLSLTACNSGKTDTPSNNTAAATATVQPGDSASSATGGAQVREPGSVDGAAAGAEPVTADPEAAAGASAESAVTEVAGAEADAVAPASPQERSKQLKELLELAKQGKVPGVEYAAHTGLIDEVEAAWGEPDLKESAGKGIYSTYSGKQVVIGFNKGSKIFDVRSSASDLRNLTLEQIEEVLGKPDATTVNGEHNIYIYQANKQYQLKFIIPESTGTVDHISVFSEQDSINNMAG from the coding sequence ATGACTACATCTATTAGAACAATCACAGGTATTCTTATCGTTGGGGCGATGCTCAGCCTTACAGCCTGTAATTCCGGCAAAACGGATACACCATCAAACAATACGGCTGCTGCTACAGCAACTGTGCAGCCAGGGGATAGCGCTTCATCGGCAACAGGAGGTGCGCAGGTACGCGAACCCGGCTCAGTTGATGGCGCTGCTGCGGGCGCAGAGCCTGTAACTGCAGACCCTGAAGCCGCCGCCGGAGCCTCAGCAGAGTCTGCGGTCACTGAAGTTGCAGGGGCTGAAGCAGATGCCGTGGCTCCCGCCAGCCCGCAGGAGCGGAGCAAGCAGCTGAAGGAGCTACTTGAGCTTGCCAAGCAGGGCAAGGTGCCCGGCGTCGAATATGCTGCACACACCGGACTTATTGATGAAGTGGAAGCCGCGTGGGGAGAGCCGGACCTCAAGGAATCGGCAGGCAAAGGGATCTATTCCACATATTCGGGTAAACAGGTGGTAATCGGCTTCAATAAGGGCAGCAAGATTTTCGATGTGCGCTCCAGCGCCTCGGACCTGCGTAACCTGACACTGGAGCAGATTGAAGAAGTACTCGGCAAGCCGGATGCTACCACCGTGAATGGCGAGCATAACATCTATATTTATCAGGCTAACAAACAGTATCAGCTCAAATTCATCATCCCGGAATCAACAGGAACGGTAGATCATATCTCGGTGTTCTCGGAGCAGGACTCCATTAATAATATGGCAGGCTAG
- a CDS encoding MFS transporter — translation MEQSTKQGNSLLHNKTYMRVYSAFATASFGDWFDALAIQVLVGYRWQAGPLMLALIPVALALPSILLGSIAGVAADRLNKLKLMRICDLLTALLTLLVLFAPSMVWLLPLLALRSALSTLNMPAQQSLTRSLVREDQLLQASSLNGLVNQGSKIAGPLLGGLALAFLTPQWCILLNALLRGCSYLLLLSVKNIHTDEEDSKQPEAPEDKIPLHMMWREGWSFMLRSRLLLNTMLFGLAGTLVIQVVDFQFTSLFRVFAPERESLLGWMVAAAGAGAVLIILILNKLTSEIRYGWRLGSACVLIGGSIAALGLLQPGASIIWVLLIGFVLGIGNGVYMITFNYCLQKETPPHMTGRIFGIQNTILGTVLIVAPLLGGLLVQYAGPARIFVNIGLLLLILGLTGVAFGRQLWPVTGSTAEAAQPAVESS, via the coding sequence ATGGAACAATCAACCAAGCAGGGAAACAGCCTGCTTCATAACAAAACGTATATGCGGGTGTACAGCGCTTTTGCCACGGCGAGTTTCGGCGACTGGTTCGATGCACTGGCCATTCAGGTACTGGTCGGTTACCGCTGGCAGGCCGGGCCGCTGATGCTGGCGCTCATTCCGGTAGCGCTGGCGCTGCCGAGTATTCTGCTTGGCTCAATTGCCGGGGTAGCTGCCGACCGGCTGAACAAGCTGAAGCTGATGCGCATCTGTGATCTCCTGACGGCGCTGCTGACGCTACTGGTGCTGTTCGCCCCGAGTATGGTCTGGCTGTTGCCTCTGCTGGCGCTGCGTTCAGCATTGTCTACACTGAATATGCCCGCCCAGCAGTCCTTGACCCGCAGTCTCGTGAGAGAGGACCAGCTGCTGCAAGCCTCGTCACTGAACGGACTGGTCAACCAAGGCTCCAAAATCGCCGGTCCGCTGCTCGGTGGTCTGGCGCTCGCCTTCCTTACGCCGCAGTGGTGCATCCTGCTCAATGCCTTGCTGCGCGGCTGCTCTTATCTGCTGCTGCTATCCGTAAAAAACATCCACACGGATGAAGAAGACAGCAAGCAGCCGGAGGCGCCGGAAGACAAGATTCCGCTCCATATGATGTGGCGGGAAGGCTGGAGCTTCATGCTGCGCAGCCGGCTGCTGCTGAATACGATGTTGTTCGGGCTGGCCGGAACGCTGGTGATTCAGGTGGTTGATTTTCAATTCACCAGCCTGTTCAGGGTATTCGCACCCGAGCGGGAATCGCTGCTCGGCTGGATGGTGGCCGCAGCCGGAGCGGGAGCCGTGCTGATCATCCTGATCCTGAACAAATTAACCTCGGAAATCAGGTATGGCTGGAGGCTCGGCTCCGCGTGTGTATTAATCGGCGGGTCGATTGCGGCGCTGGGTCTGCTCCAGCCGGGGGCATCTATTATTTGGGTGCTGCTCATCGGGTTTGTACTGGGGATCGGCAACGGGGTGTACATGATTACTTTCAACTATTGTCTGCAAAAAGAAACCCCGCCGCACATGACTGGCCGGATCTTTGGCATCCAGAACACTATACTCGGCACGGTGCTCATTGTTGCACCTTTGCTGGGCGGTTTGCTTGTGCAGTATGCAGGTCCTGCCCGTATTTTTGTTAACATTGGCTTGCTGCTGTTGATTCTGGGTCTGACAGGTGTGGCGTTCGGCCGGCAGCTCTGGCCGGTGACGGGGTCTACAGCGGAAGCCGCTCAGCCAGCGGTAGAGAGTAGCTAA
- a CDS encoding ABC transporter substrate-binding protein, producing MNKARSSLAILCIIFLMSTLLLACSSNKEQNSQAPATTAAPAAEASATAAAVAATRSYTDYKGHTAEIPVKPQRIIYSGETYGDLIALGVQAIGYPLSMGEGQVFEDKLGGVEDVGFPINLEKTVELQPDLIIYAGIEEADYEALSKIAPTIIFNTFAPLKERMLELGDLLGKKSEAEAWLAQYALKEQAMWAQLKASGMKDGETASVFTYYPGDRLFVMATTGLSQVLYGEQGFKPTPTIQQVLDEGMGFQEISMEVLREYAGDRIFLLTPIAEEAKQSTDKLLESAVWNSLPAVKNGFVYTQDIMKTSSDASTREWLLGEIPAMLGKQ from the coding sequence ATGAACAAGGCAAGATCATCCTTAGCCATCCTGTGCATCATCTTCCTGATGAGCACCTTATTGCTCGCCTGCAGCAGCAATAAGGAGCAGAACAGCCAGGCACCGGCAACTACCGCCGCTCCTGCTGCTGAAGCTTCGGCCACAGCTGCGGCTGTAGCTGCAACCCGATCATACACGGATTACAAAGGCCATACGGCAGAGATTCCTGTAAAGCCTCAGCGGATTATCTATTCCGGGGAAACTTACGGCGATCTGATAGCCCTCGGTGTACAAGCCATCGGCTATCCGCTCTCCATGGGCGAGGGTCAGGTATTCGAGGACAAGCTGGGCGGCGTGGAGGATGTCGGGTTCCCGATCAATCTGGAGAAAACGGTGGAGCTTCAGCCCGATCTGATCATCTATGCCGGCATTGAGGAAGCAGATTACGAGGCTCTGTCCAAAATTGCTCCAACGATTATCTTCAATACCTTCGCCCCGCTGAAGGAGCGGATGCTGGAACTCGGGGATCTCTTGGGCAAAAAGTCTGAAGCTGAGGCTTGGCTGGCTCAGTATGCGCTGAAGGAACAGGCGATGTGGGCGCAGCTTAAGGCTTCGGGCATGAAGGACGGCGAGACCGCTTCGGTCTTCACTTATTATCCGGGGGACCGGCTGTTCGTAATGGCAACGACGGGCCTCTCGCAGGTACTGTACGGAGAGCAAGGCTTCAAGCCTACCCCGACCATTCAACAAGTGCTGGATGAAGGGATGGGCTTCCAGGAAATCTCAATGGAGGTACTCCGGGAATATGCCGGGGACCGGATCTTTCTCTTGACTCCGATAGCGGAAGAAGCTAAGCAATCCACTGACAAGCTGCTGGAAAGCGCGGTGTGGAATAGCCTTCCAGCCGTCAAAAACGGCTTCGTTTACACGCAGGACATCATGAAGACCTCCAGTGATGCTTCCACAAGAGAATGGCTGCTAGGCGAGATTCCTGCCATGCTGGGCAAGCAATAA
- a CDS encoding L,D-transpeptidase family protein, whose amino-acid sequence MSQREQASRLQTYFPKSIALTLVFVMLLTACFTGSAAAASSSSDLIIVNKKTNKLAYYSDGKLVKIFPVATGKTKSLTPEGSFKMVVKIKNRPYYKDKIPGGDPANPLGDRWLGLEVNDTYGTTYAIHGNNNESSIGKYVSAGCIRMHNDDIHWLYPKIKKNTRVIITTSGLEMASIAEKNGYRLGSTMIAGAFVKGGEKLPVKSSFLLEDSRVYIPLSESVKLLGGSLMQEAGTGALIITIGKNTAVHKPLSTKAKVNGKTVEMLASKSIDGRLYIPLGSLTPLFGLPFTWNAKEGAVKL is encoded by the coding sequence ATGAGTCAGCGTGAACAGGCAAGCCGGCTTCAAACGTATTTTCCAAAAAGCATCGCGCTTACACTGGTATTCGTAATGCTTTTGACCGCATGCTTCACAGGATCAGCCGCAGCGGCATCATCATCCTCAGATCTGATCATCGTGAACAAAAAAACGAACAAACTGGCGTACTACAGTGACGGTAAGCTGGTGAAGATCTTCCCGGTCGCTACCGGCAAGACGAAGAGTCTGACGCCTGAAGGCAGCTTCAAGATGGTAGTCAAAATCAAGAACAGACCCTATTACAAGGATAAGATTCCCGGAGGCGATCCGGCCAATCCGCTGGGGGACCGCTGGCTGGGGCTGGAGGTAAATGATACTTACGGCACGACCTACGCCATTCACGGCAACAACAATGAATCCTCAATCGGTAAATATGTTAGCGCCGGATGCATCCGCATGCACAATGACGATATTCACTGGCTGTATCCGAAGATTAAGAAGAATACCCGGGTCATCATTACAACCTCCGGGCTGGAGATGGCAAGCATTGCCGAGAAGAACGGCTACCGGCTGGGGTCGACTATGATTGCGGGAGCTTTTGTCAAGGGCGGGGAGAAGCTGCCGGTGAAGAGTTCCTTCCTGCTGGAGGATTCGCGAGTGTATATTCCACTGAGTGAATCCGTGAAGCTGCTGGGCGGAAGCCTAATGCAGGAGGCGGGAACCGGAGCGCTCATCATCACAATAGGCAAGAATACAGCAGTTCACAAGCCGCTCAGCACGAAGGCCAAAGTGAACGGCAAAACGGTGGAGATGCTTGCCTCCAAAAGTATAGACGGCCGCCTGTACATTCCGCTGGGCAGCTTAACGCCGTTGTTCGGCCTGCCGTTCACCTGGAATGCTAAAGAGGGAGCAGTGAAGCTGTAA
- a CDS encoding helix-turn-helix domain-containing protein, with product MQSADTISAVQTAEQHTLLLFTGGRGELGITEQTSLSVHADKCCLLPPGTSYSLDNRELTLYYYVLTFAAFTTGDSPAFCLDELLPGQKELIVHPFTRVIRLAEELLAHHDGSDELQHFRQQIRFQELLLLLLEQNYSTRQLPSPAQSVESTVHFMQQHYKESITVKQLAELAGVSPWQYTPIFQKLTGQRPLDYLTDVRIGHSKTYLLEAAEPLREIARQVGFSDEYYFSRRFRQKTGVTPGQYARSQQRRITVTDWTGHSVDIPERPKRVVYHGETLGDVLALGVKPVGGGEAFARGSVYSHRVKGLANVGFPLDPQLARSVRPDLIILASPDEQVYREVSGIAPSLTFDSFAPLEQRLRILGEWLGKQREAEVWLQAYHAKNAAMWQRLYAGGLRAGETASALFYDHGNHLYAMGMTGLSTALYAPGGLQPTAEIKDILDKDLGFREVDPAMLHSYAGDRVFMLIPERKDSREAMEELLQTELWSSLPAVQQGHAYMLDEAKWNSGDALTRERLLTLLHRLLGGQKGE from the coding sequence ATGCAGAGCGCTGACACTATATCGGCAGTGCAGACTGCGGAGCAGCATACGCTCCTGCTGTTTACGGGCGGGCGCGGTGAACTCGGTATCACTGAGCAGACTTCACTCTCTGTGCATGCGGACAAGTGCTGTCTGCTGCCTCCCGGAACCTCGTACAGCCTGGATAACCGGGAGCTGACGCTTTATTATTATGTGCTGACTTTTGCCGCTTTCACTACAGGGGATTCCCCTGCGTTCTGCCTGGATGAACTGCTCCCGGGGCAAAAAGAGCTGATTGTCCACCCCTTCACCAGAGTGATCCGGCTGGCGGAAGAGCTGCTTGCGCACCATGACGGCAGCGATGAGCTACAGCATTTCAGACAACAAATCCGCTTCCAGGAGCTGCTTCTCCTGCTGCTTGAACAGAACTACTCCACCCGCCAGCTGCCAAGTCCGGCGCAATCGGTGGAGAGCACGGTACACTTTATGCAGCAGCATTATAAGGAGAGCATCACGGTGAAGCAGCTCGCGGAGCTGGCCGGAGTCTCCCCCTGGCAATATACTCCGATCTTCCAGAAACTGACCGGACAGCGCCCGCTCGATTATCTGACCGATGTGCGCATTGGGCACTCGAAGACTTATCTGCTTGAAGCCGCCGAGCCGCTGCGCGAGATTGCCCGGCAGGTCGGCTTCTCCGACGAATACTACTTCAGCCGCCGCTTCCGGCAGAAGACGGGAGTGACTCCCGGGCAATATGCCCGGTCGCAGCAGCGCCGGATTACCGTCACGGACTGGACCGGACATTCGGTGGACATCCCGGAGCGTCCGAAGCGCGTTGTCTACCACGGGGAGACCCTGGGCGATGTGCTGGCCCTGGGGGTAAAGCCGGTCGGCGGCGGCGAAGCGTTCGCCCGGGGCAGCGTCTATAGCCACCGGGTCAAAGGTTTAGCCAACGTCGGATTTCCGCTGGACCCCCAGCTGGCCCGGTCCGTCCGGCCTGACCTGATTATCCTCGCAAGCCCGGATGAACAGGTCTACCGGGAGGTATCCGGCATTGCGCCGTCCCTCACCTTCGACTCCTTCGCACCGCTGGAGCAGCGGCTGCGGATTCTTGGAGAGTGGCTCGGGAAGCAGCGCGAAGCTGAGGTCTGGCTGCAAGCCTACCATGCGAAGAACGCCGCCATGTGGCAGCGTCTCTACGCCGGAGGGCTGCGGGCGGGTGAGACAGCTTCGGCGCTGTTCTATGACCATGGCAACCATCTATACGCCATGGGCATGACCGGCTTGTCCACGGCCTTATATGCCCCTGGCGGCCTGCAGCCGACAGCGGAGATTAAGGACATTCTGGACAAGGATCTGGGGTTCCGCGAAGTGGACCCGGCGATGCTGCACAGCTACGCCGGGGACCGTGTCTTCATGCTGATTCCAGAGCGGAAGGACTCGCGGGAAGCTATGGAGGAGCTGCTCCAGACGGAGCTCTGGAGCAGTCTGCCTGCCGTACAGCAGGGCCATGCCTATATGCTGGATGAAGCCAAATGGAATTCCGGCGATGCGCTGACCCGGGAGCGGCTGCTCACACTGCTGCACAGACTGCTGGGGGGGCAGAAAGGGGAGTAG
- a CDS encoding RDD family protein, with translation MGMNDGLLMEPWIEEQLNVYEFVGFWKRVLINIIDSLILILPTYTLTRISVSAAESAGSAFPLFIQFALLMVFNIFMVVRYGGTPGRLLLGARIVDENGRYPVLRQALIRDSFIIVNSFLAVIVSLNTEALSAIPSSLVNWSPLAADINVFLGWVVVVDCLFIAFTPRKRALHDLMARTYVVNKTALERDQTGKFIA, from the coding sequence ATGGGCATGAACGATGGATTACTTATGGAGCCGTGGATCGAGGAGCAGCTTAATGTATACGAATTTGTAGGCTTTTGGAAAAGAGTGCTGATTAATATCATTGACTCACTTATTCTTATCCTTCCTACCTATACACTGACCCGGATTTCAGTGTCGGCGGCGGAGTCGGCAGGGTCAGCTTTTCCGCTTTTTATACAGTTTGCACTGCTTATGGTGTTCAATATATTTATGGTTGTCCGATACGGCGGGACGCCGGGCAGGCTGCTTCTGGGGGCAAGAATCGTTGATGAGAATGGAAGATACCCGGTGCTCCGGCAGGCTTTGATCAGGGATAGTTTTATTATTGTTAACAGCTTCCTGGCAGTGATCGTTAGTCTGAATACCGAAGCTTTATCCGCTATACCAAGCAGTCTCGTGAACTGGAGTCCGCTTGCGGCCGATATAAATGTTTTTTTGGGCTGGGTAGTGGTCGTGGATTGCCTATTCATCGCGTTTACCCCGCGCAAGCGGGCGCTGCATGATCTGATGGCCCGAACTTATGTGGTGAACAAAACGGCGCTGGAGCGTGATCAGACAGGGAAATTCATAGCATAA
- a CDS encoding sugar kinase gives MSSRGSENKIILIKRKTRLEELVVRYNTIQQAQFYIERLGADFSDYLSEDFQYRKAVETAVTELSAIGRLQVLERQHVPNFIFGAEDTVVVLGQDGLVANTLKYLHEQPLIGVNPDPLRWDGVLLPFRVKEVRQVVSEVLRAQRQVREVTLAKVELNDGQSLYGVNDLFIGRRTHVSARYQLELNGQLEQQSSSGIIVSTGLGSTGWLKSVLAGAAGIVSRAAQMQHAEAEQTARVSAEVAAVSAGSGLAWNHPELYFTVREPFPSRTTSAELVFGRISSSLPLRITSQMPEDGVIFSDGVESDYLEFNSGVEATVGLAEKTGRLVV, from the coding sequence ATGAGCAGCCGGGGATCGGAGAACAAAATCATACTGATCAAACGCAAGACACGCCTGGAGGAGCTGGTGGTCCGCTACAATACGATCCAGCAGGCCCAGTTCTATATTGAACGGCTGGGAGCCGATTTCAGCGACTACTTAAGCGAGGATTTCCAATACCGCAAAGCGGTGGAGACCGCAGTGACCGAGCTCAGCGCCATCGGCCGTCTCCAAGTGCTGGAGCGCCAGCATGTGCCGAATTTCATCTTCGGGGCCGAGGATACCGTAGTGGTCCTGGGCCAGGACGGTCTGGTCGCTAACACGCTGAAATACCTTCACGAGCAGCCGCTGATCGGGGTGAATCCTGATCCGCTGCGCTGGGATGGCGTGCTGTTGCCCTTCAGAGTCAAGGAAGTCCGGCAAGTGGTGAGTGAGGTGCTGCGCGCCCAGCGCCAGGTCCGTGAGGTCACCCTTGCCAAGGTGGAGCTGAATGACGGGCAGAGTCTGTACGGGGTGAACGATCTGTTCATCGGCCGCCGGACCCATGTCTCAGCCCGGTATCAGCTGGAGCTGAACGGGCAGCTGGAGCAGCAGTCCTCCAGCGGCATCATTGTCTCGACCGGCCTGGGCTCCACGGGCTGGCTCAAGAGTGTGCTTGCCGGAGCCGCAGGCATCGTCAGCCGTGCCGCACAAATGCAGCATGCAGAGGCTGAACAGACAGCCCGGGTGTCTGCGGAAGTTGCCGCAGTCAGTGCAGGCAGCGGGCTGGCCTGGAACCATCCTGAGCTGTATTTCACCGTGCGGGAGCCTTTTCCAAGCCGGACGACCTCAGCAGAGCTGGTATTTGGGAGAATCAGCAGCAGTCTGCCGCTGCGCATCACTTCGCAGATGCCGGAGGACGGTGTGATCTTCAGCGATGGCGTAGAGAGCGATTATCTGGAGTTCAACTCCGGGGTGGAAGCGACGGTTGGATTGGCGGAGAAGACCGGCAGGCTGGTAGTCTAG
- a CDS encoding SPFH domain-containing protein — translation MFGFRFVKFQPSDYVLKVKNGKVVREGVGLSFHYYAPTTSVVVVPVSSIDVPFMFEEITADYQTVTVQGQLTYRIVDYRKTTQILNYTYNLKKNTYLSDDPHKLAQRVINIAKVLTKKQLGQLPLKEAIQSSERLAKMITHEIGQSAEIEKLGIELMGLSILAIVPNKETLRALEAQAREEMLRSADNALYERRNASIEQERRVKENELNTEIAVQTKKRQMREALLDSDRSAKQKQNEMKEEQLIFDTELEEKKQALIELAITNKRAEADAKAYELTAIMNSLQNVSPNVLQALTNVGMNPDKLIAIAFQELAENAGKIGQLNITPDLLQGIMAGSAGGGAGAERGGNGR, via the coding sequence ATGTTTGGATTCCGGTTCGTGAAATTTCAGCCCAGTGATTATGTGCTTAAGGTGAAGAATGGCAAGGTAGTGCGTGAAGGGGTCGGGCTTTCTTTTCATTATTATGCGCCGACGACTTCGGTGGTTGTGGTGCCTGTCTCTTCGATAGATGTACCATTCATGTTCGAGGAAATTACGGCGGATTATCAGACGGTAACCGTCCAGGGACAACTGACTTACCGGATTGTCGATTACCGCAAGACCACCCAGATCCTCAACTACACCTATAATCTCAAAAAGAACACCTATCTCTCCGACGATCCGCACAAGCTGGCCCAGCGGGTAATTAATATCGCCAAGGTCCTGACCAAGAAGCAGCTCGGGCAGCTCCCGCTGAAGGAGGCCATCCAGTCGAGTGAACGTCTTGCCAAGATGATTACCCATGAAATCGGCCAGAGTGCGGAGATTGAGAAGCTGGGCATTGAGCTGATGGGCTTGTCCATTCTGGCGATTGTACCGAATAAGGAGACGCTGCGGGCCTTGGAAGCGCAGGCCAGGGAGGAGATGCTCCGCAGCGCGGATAACGCGCTATATGAGCGGCGCAACGCTTCGATTGAGCAGGAGCGGCGGGTGAAGGAGAATGAGCTGAATACGGAGATCGCCGTTCAGACGAAGAAAAGGCAGATGCGTGAGGCGCTGCTTGACTCTGACCGTTCAGCGAAGCAGAAGCAGAATGAGATGAAGGAAGAGCAGCTGATTTTTGATACGGAGCTGGAGGAGAAGAAGCAGGCGCTGATTGAGCTGGCTATAACGAATAAGAGAGCCGAAGCGGATGCCAAGGCTTATGAGCTGACGGCGATAATGAATTCGCTGCAAAATGTATCGCCTAACGTCCTGCAGGCGCTGACGAATGTCGGCATGAACCCGGATAAGCTGATTGCCATCGCCTTCCAGGAGCTGGCGGAGAATGCCGGGAAGATCGGCCAGCTTAACATTACGCCGGATCTGCTGCAAGGAATTATGGCTGGTTCGGCAGGAGGCGGCGCCGGAGCAGAAAGAGGAGGTAACGGCCGATGA
- a CDS encoding copper homeostasis protein CutC, translating into MLLEVIATTVNDAVIAERYGADRIELVTGIREGGLTPSLGLIEAVREKVSIPVRVMVRPHARSFVYDASDVETMLRDIRHIAGVGGLSLVMGMLRQDRTIDEELLNRLLERAGGMEVTFHRAFDEVQDQLEALEVLMRYPQITDILTSGGTAAANTPGGMVRLAVLERLSAGSSLSILAGSGLNAADLKDFVTRTGVRRVHFGSAVREEGDPLKPIDPERLEAIRALLKP; encoded by the coding sequence ATGCTGTTAGAGGTTATAGCAACTACAGTAAATGATGCGGTCATAGCGGAGCGTTATGGTGCTGACCGGATTGAACTGGTCACGGGTATCCGGGAGGGCGGATTAACGCCCAGTCTGGGACTGATCGAAGCGGTCCGGGAGAAGGTCAGTATTCCTGTGAGAGTGATGGTCAGGCCGCATGCACGCTCCTTCGTGTATGACGCATCCGATGTGGAGACCATGCTGCGCGATATCCGCCATATAGCCGGGGTAGGCGGGCTGTCTTTGGTTATGGGCATGCTCCGCCAGGACCGGACAATAGATGAAGAACTGCTGAATCGGCTGCTGGAGCGGGCAGGGGGGATGGAGGTTACCTTCCACCGTGCGTTCGACGAGGTGCAGGACCAGCTTGAAGCCCTTGAGGTCTTGATGCGGTATCCGCAGATTACCGATATCCTGACCTCCGGCGGGACTGCTGCGGCCAATACACCCGGCGGTATGGTAAGGCTCGCCGTATTGGAACGGCTGTCTGCCGGTTCTTCGCTCTCCATCCTGGCAGGCAGCGGTCTGAACGCCGCAGATCTGAAGGATTTCGTTACAAGGACCGGAGTCCGCCGGGTACACTTCGGATCGGCGGTCAGGGAGGAGGGCGATCCGCTGAAGCCCATTGACCCGGAGCGGCTTGAAGCCATCCGTGCGCTTCTCAAGCCCTAG
- a CDS encoding winged helix-turn-helix domain-containing protein, translating into MHLELNGSEYKVSAGGLTVELLPKEFALLQFLYRNRGRTFSREQLLDKVWPMEYPVERTVDDHIYRLRKKLRLLGGIDIKTIRGFGYSLSIPGSLEGVALNPATNDPELRDTMREVFMKFHVYGQGNSMLTLARQQDILGYELDAHYSMVVHFVQGDLEWLIHTDEIPLKDRLFYLNLFYFFIGDPREKVAYAERLIARNLLNPPEQTELEILTMLDMYTLAGQPEKALEHLKRSYQVIAGPGFENFIPVTVITELFIHLAAGAGDEELERMDEAVSGILQDKPFLREIGNYKVVKGLWKLRREQWIEGERLLHEGLQVLDMSGFVPLRFYALYKIHHFCRMFLTGSASDRKYNSLFAAELEACGLARLEHTLEHILLPLLETP; encoded by the coding sequence ATGCATCTGGAGTTGAACGGAAGTGAATATAAGGTATCCGCCGGAGGATTAACGGTAGAGCTGCTGCCCAAGGAGTTCGCGCTGCTGCAGTTTCTGTACCGTAACCGGGGGCGGACCTTCAGCCGGGAGCAGTTGCTGGATAAAGTCTGGCCGATGGAGTATCCGGTGGAGCGGACCGTTGACGATCATATCTACCGGCTGCGCAAGAAGCTGCGGCTACTGGGCGGGATCGACATTAAGACGATTCGTGGCTTCGGCTATAGCCTGTCGATCCCGGGCAGCTTGGAGGGCGTGGCGTTGAATCCGGCAACGAATGACCCGGAGTTGCGGGATACGATGCGTGAGGTGTTCATGAAGTTCCATGTCTACGGTCAGGGGAACTCCATGCTCACCCTTGCCCGCCAGCAGGACATCCTTGGCTATGAGCTGGACGCGCATTATTCTATGGTTGTTCATTTTGTGCAGGGAGATTTGGAGTGGCTGATCCATACGGATGAGATTCCGTTGAAGGACCGGCTCTTTTACCTCAATTTGTTCTACTTCTTCATTGGTGATCCCAGGGAGAAGGTGGCGTACGCCGAGCGCCTGATTGCCCGGAATCTGCTGAACCCGCCAGAACAAACCGAGCTGGAGATTCTCACGATGCTGGACATGTACACCCTTGCAGGTCAGCCGGAAAAAGCGCTGGAACACCTGAAGCGTTCCTACCAGGTCATTGCCGGACCCGGCTTCGAGAATTTCATCCCGGTCACGGTAATTACCGAGCTGTTCATCCATCTCGCAGCGGGAGCTGGAGATGAAGAGCTGGAACGGATGGATGAAGCCGTCAGCGGGATTTTGCAGGACAAGCCTTTTTTGCGTGAGATTGGCAATTACAAGGTAGTGAAGGGACTCTGGAAGCTGCGGCGTGAACAGTGGATAGAGGGGGAGCGGCTGCTCCATGAGGGATTACAGGTGCTGGATATGTCGGGATTCGTGCCACTGCGCTTCTATGCGTTGTACAAGATTCATCATTTTTGCCGGATGTTCCTGACCGGAAGTGCCTCGGACCGAAAGTATAATAGCCTGTTTGCAGCCGAGCTTGAAGCCTGTGGCCTGGCCAGACTGGAACACACCCTGGAACACATCCTGTTGCCGCTGCTGGAGACCCCATGA